Part of the bacterium genome is shown below.
TCAGTCTTCATGGGCGCTTTCTCCTTTCTTTGAGGTTGTCTTTTCGTCAAACCCCTCTTTAAAGGAAAAGCGCCCTTTTTTCTAGTCCCAAAAATTTACACAAAAGTTTTTACACCACCGGGGTACGGTGGAGCAAGTAGCGTTCCGCTTTGGGATGCAGGCCAAGACTGTGGAGAAAATGCGGCAGGTGGCTCTGGAGTGAATCCAGCAGTCCCTCAGGAAACGCGCCAGGACGGTTTGGCAGCCATTGTGCCGGTAGTGGACTGCGGGGATAGCTACGCACTGGTCTGGGAGGTGAGCAAGAGCCAAGAGGCTTCTGTGGGTCTGTTTCTTTTCGAGAAGGCCTTGAAGGCTGAGGTTGGTACCCCCAAGGGTGCCCTGGAGCTTGGAGCTCAGAACAGACCACGATCCCCAGTACACAGCCAGTGTGAGGCGTTTTGCTTTAGGTGGAGAATTGAGCATACGCTTGCCCTTGTAAGGCGTCCTATGGGCAATGCTGCGGCGGACCCCGCTAAGGCCGGACAGAGACTCAAAGTAGAGCTGGTCTACGCCACAGACTGGCAGATGATCACTGAGCTTCGCGAGGCAATCAATGTGTGGCTGGAGAATTACCACCACAGCCGGCCTCACCAAGCGCTCAACTGGCAGACCCCGGCTGAGCGAACGGCCAAGAACCTGAGTCCCAAAGTGGAGCTTGCAGCTTGATGTAACAGAAGAGGTTTCCCATCACAAAAAGTGTCTCCACAAACGGGGGGACAACGAAGGCGCTTAATATATAACTTCAACATCAAAGTGACCACACTAATTCGAGTAACTGTTTAAAGAAACAAATCCTCCCTCTTCACATGCTTCAGCAAGGGAAACCTTTTGTCCTTTTCCGAGAGAACAGGATCACGGACGGGCCACTGTATGCCAAGCTCTGGATCGTCCCACCTGACCCCCCTTTCATGGCTTGGGGAATAGTAATCCGTGCACTTGTAGCAAAAAAGCGCATCGCGGCTTGTGACGCAAAAGCCATGAGCGAAGCCCTCAGGTATGTAGATTTGTTTGGGACAACGCTCTGAAAGCGTCATTCCAAACCATTTCCCGAAGGTGGGAGAGCTTTTTCTCAGGTCCACCACTACGTCGAACACCTCCCCCTTTATCACCCAGACCAGTTTCCCCTGAGGCCTTTCAATCTGGTAGTGAAGTCCTCTCAAAACCCCTTTCTGGGAATAGGAAAGGTTGTCCTGGACGAACCTGGCAC
Proteins encoded:
- a CDS encoding integrase core domain-containing protein encodes the protein MNPAVPQETRQDGLAAIVPVVDCGDSYALVWEVSKSQEASVGLFLFEKALKAEVGTPKGALELGAQNRPRSPVHSQCEAFCFRWRIEHTLALVRRPMGNAAADPAKAGQRLKVELVYATDWQMITELREAINVWLENYHHSRPHQALNWQTPAERTAKNLSPKVELAA
- the rfbC gene encoding dTDP-4-dehydrorhamnose 3,5-epimerase; translated protein: MRVISSEVFPEVLIVEPMVFGDERGFFWETYQETRYLESGVRARFVQDNLSYSQKGVLRGLHYQIERPQGKLVWVIKGEVFDVVVDLRKSSPTFGKWFGMTLSERCPKQIYIPEGFAHGFCVTSRDALFCYKCTDYYSPSHERGVRWDDPELGIQWPVRDPVLSEKDKRFPLLKHVKREDLFL